GGTCGGTCTTGGTGATGCAGAGCACCGGGTCGAGGCCGGCGTCGAACGCCGCCACGAGGTACCGGTCGATGAGGCGGGTGCGGGGCTCGGGGTCGGCGGCTGCGACGACGATGAGCATCTGGTCGGCGTTCGCGACGATGACGCGCTCGACCTCGTCGGTGTCGTCGGCGCTGCGGCGGAGCAGGGTGGTCCGTTCGGCGACGCGGACGATGCGGGCGAGCGAGCCCTCGGCGCCGGAGACGTCACCGGTCAGCGAAACGTGGTCGCCGGTGACGACGGACTTCCGGCCGAGCTCGCGGGCCTTCGTCGCGGTGATGACGTGCTCGCCGTCGGCGTCGGACACGAGCACACCGAAGCGCCCGCGGTCGACGTTCGTCACCCAGCCGCTCGGGGCGTCCTCGTAGGCGGGACGCGTCTTCGTGCGCGGCCGGTTGCCCTTCGGGTTCGGTCGGACGCGGACGCTCGACTCGTCGTACTGACCGTACGGCTCGTCCTCGTCGGCGCCGCCGTCGGTGTCGTCCCACCAGCTCATGCCGGGTCTCCCTGTCGTGTGCCGGTGGTGTCCGGTGCGTCGGTGCGCCCGGCCGTGTCCGCCCCGGGAGCGGTGGCGAGGGCGTCGTCCGCCGTCGCGACGAGTGCGGCCCACAGCTCGGGGAACTGCGGCAGCGTCTTGGCGGTCGACCCGATGTCGTCCACGGCCACCCCCTCGGTGACGAGCCCGACGACGGCCCCGGCGGTCGCCATCCGGTGGTCGTCGTGCGCCGCCCACGCGCCGCCGGAGAGGCGGGCCGGCTCGACCCGCAGGCCGTCCTGCTGTTCCGCCACCGCGCCTCCCAGGCCGCCCACGTCCGCCGCGAGCGCCGCGAGCCGGTCCGTCTCGTGGCCGCGCAGGTGCCCGATGCCGGTGATCTCGCTCGGTCCGTCGGCCAGCGCCGCGAGCGCGACGAGCGCCGGTGCGAGTTCGCCGCCGCGGGTCAGGTCCAGGTCGACACCCGGCAGGGAGGCGCCGCCCCGGATCCCGACGCCGCCGTCGAACACGAGGTCGTCGCCGTCGCGCGTGACGGTCGCGCCCCAGCGCGGCAGCAGCGTCTCGAGGTCCGCGCCGACCTGCGTCGTCTCGGTCGGCCAGGTCCGGATCCGGACCGTTCCGCCGGCGACCAGGGCGGCGACCGCGAAGGGCGCGGCGTTCGACAGGTCGGGTTCGATGGTGACGTCCCGCGCGGCGATCGGTCCGGGGCGGACGACCCACTCGCCGACCGACGGCTCGTCGACGCGGACGCCGCGGGCGCGGAGGACGTCGACCGTCATCGCGATGTGCGGCATGCTCGGCAGGCGGTCGCCGACGTGGCGGAGGTGCAGTCCCTCGGTGAAGCGGGGCGCGGAGAGCAGCAGGCCGGAGACGAACTGGGACGAGGCCGACGCGTCGATCTCAAGGCTGCCACCCCGCACGGCCCCGGTGCCGACGAACGTGAACGGCATCGCGCCGCCGCCGTCGTCGGTGACGTCGACGCCGAGGTCGACGAGCGCACGGATGATCGCCGCCATCGGACGCTTCCGGGCGTAGGGGTCGCCGTCGATCGTGACCGGGCCCTCGGCGAGGGCGGCGAGCGGCGGCAGGAAGCGCATCACGGTACCGGCCAGGCCGCAGTCGACGCGGACGTCGCCGTGCATCGCGCCCGGGGTGACGAGGAGGTCCGGCCCGTAGGGGTTCGCCGCCGTCCCGGGTGTCGGCTCGACCTCGTCGATCCCGACGCCGAGCTGCCGGAGCGCGGTCGTCATGAGCGCCGAGTCGCGCGAGTGCAGGGGGAGCCGGATCGTGCTCGGCCCGTCGGCGAGGGCGGCGAGCACGAGCTCCCGGTTCGTCAGCGACTTCGAGCCGGGCAGGGCGACGTCGCCGGCGAGCGGGCCGCGCGCGACGGGGGCGGTCCAGGGGCGGGAATGCGTCGTGGCAACCATCGGTTCACCACACTACTGAACCGATCGGGAGGAGCACGGTGATCGCACTCGCACCGTCACGAACGGCCGACGCAGCACTGCTGCCGGGGGCCGTCACGACGCTCGTCGAGCCGCAGGGCCCGGACATCGACGTCCGCCTAGACTGGCGGGCGATGACGACCGACGAACCGCAGCACGCACCGGACGACCTGGTCGAGGAGACCGAGGAGCAGCTCGACGCCGTCGAGGACGAGGAACTCGCCGACGGGGCCGACGCCCGGTCCGACGACGAGCCCGTCGACGGCGACGCCGGTGCCGACAGCGAGCCCGTCGACGCCAAGACCGTCTCCGAGCACGAGCTGCGCAGCCTGTTCGAGGACCAGGCCCTGCCGTTCATGGACCAGCTCTACGGCGCAGCCATGCGGATGACCCGCAACCCGGCCGACGCCTCGGACCTCGTGCAGGAGACGTTCGTCAAGGCCTTCGCCGCGTTCCGGCAGTTCCGCCAGGGCACGAACCTCAAGGCGTGGCTCTACCGGATCCTGACGAACACGTTCATCAACACGTACCGCAAGAACCAGCGGAACCCGTACCAGGGCACCATCGACGAACTCGAGGACTGGCAACTCGGCGGCGCGGAGAGCGTCACCCAGTCGATCTCCGCCCGGTCCGCCGAGGCCGACGCGATCGACCACCTGCCGTCCTCCGCCGTGAAGGACGCCCTCCAGGCCATCCCGGAGGACTTCCGGATGGCGGTCTACTTCGCCGATGTCGAAGGCTTCTCGTACCAGGAGATCGCCGACATCATGAAGACCCCCGTGGGGACGGTCATGAGCCGCCTCCACCGTGGACGCCGGCTCCTGCGCGGACTGCTGGCGGACCACGCACGCGAGACCGGTGTCGTCCCGGACGCAGCGTCGACGGCGACGATGCGCGGACGAGGCCGCGGTGCAGGCACGCGGACGGCCACGACGGCCGGTTCCCGCACGACCCGGAAGGACGCACGATGAGCGGGTGCGACTGCTCGAAGGCCAAGGCGGAGCTCGAGGAGTTCCTGCACGACGAGCTCCGGCACGAGGACGCCGCGGACATCCGCGAGCACATGGACGGCTGCGAGGACTGCCTCACCGAGCACCGCGTCGGCGTGGTGCTCATGGAGACCGTCAAGCGTGCGTGCCGCGAGACCGCTCCGGACCAGCTCCGCGACGAGGTCCTCGCACGCCTGCGTGCGGTGCAGTCGACCCACTGACCGGGAGCCCGCCGACCGCGCCGGTCCGCCGGGCCGTCACACGCACGGCCGTGCCGAGCCGACCGGGTAGGGTGCGGGCATGACCGACGCCGAGCCGATCAGCTCCTGGACCGAACCCGACGTCGCTGCGGTGACCGACCTGGTGCGCCTGCTGGGGCACCAGGTCGACCCGGATGCCATGCGCACCCGTCTCGACCGGCTCACCGCCGAGGCGGGCCACCGCACGTGGGTGGTGCGCGACGACGACGGTCGTCCGATCGCGGTCGCGGGCGCGCAGGTCACCTGGACCTACGTCGGTGACGAACCGACCGCGCAGCTGCTGCTGCTGGTCGTCGACCCCACGACCAGGCGGCACGGCACCGGGACCGCGCTCCTCGGCACGTTCGAGACGTGGGCCGTCGAGCAGGGCGCGCGGCGCCTCTCCGCCGTCAGCGCCGCGGCGACCGACAACGCGCACCGCTTCTACCAGCGCCGTGGGTACCACGA
The sequence above is drawn from the Curtobacterium sp. L6-1 genome and encodes:
- the rsgA gene encoding ribosome small subunit-dependent GTPase A, which codes for MSWWDDTDGGADEDEPYGQYDESSVRVRPNPKGNRPRTKTRPAYEDAPSGWVTNVDRGRFGVLVSDADGEHVITATKARELGRKSVVTGDHVSLTGDVSGAEGSLARIVRVAERTTLLRRSADDTDEVERVIVANADQMLIVVAAADPEPRTRLIDRYLVAAFDAGLDPVLCITKTDLADPADFLAHFACLDLRIVTSRSDDVPFAALHELLDGKVTVTVGHSGVGKSTLVNALTGSTRAIGVVNSVTGRGRHTSSSSIALRVHDGGWIIDTPGVRSFGLGHVEPENVFRAFASHAVPVQDAPDGIPLDQAHDWEIVDRVAGGELGPTGIERLDSFRALLTGMGGEDPGTA
- the aroA gene encoding 3-phosphoshikimate 1-carboxyvinyltransferase; the protein is MVATTHSRPWTAPVARGPLAGDVALPGSKSLTNRELVLAALADGPSTIRLPLHSRDSALMTTALRQLGVGIDEVEPTPGTAANPYGPDLLVTPGAMHGDVRVDCGLAGTVMRFLPPLAALAEGPVTIDGDPYARKRPMAAIIRALVDLGVDVTDDGGGAMPFTFVGTGAVRGGSLEIDASASSQFVSGLLLSAPRFTEGLHLRHVGDRLPSMPHIAMTVDVLRARGVRVDEPSVGEWVVRPGPIAARDVTIEPDLSNAAPFAVAALVAGGTVRIRTWPTETTQVGADLETLLPRWGATVTRDGDDLVFDGGVGIRGGASLPGVDLDLTRGGELAPALVALAALADGPSEITGIGHLRGHETDRLAALAADVGGLGGAVAEQQDGLRVEPARLSGGAWAAHDDHRMATAGAVVGLVTEGVAVDDIGSTAKTLPQFPELWAALVATADDALATAPGADTAGRTDAPDTTGTRQGDPA
- a CDS encoding sigma-70 family RNA polymerase sigma factor, translated to MRSLFEDQALPFMDQLYGAAMRMTRNPADASDLVQETFVKAFAAFRQFRQGTNLKAWLYRILTNTFINTYRKNQRNPYQGTIDELEDWQLGGAESVTQSISARSAEADAIDHLPSSAVKDALQAIPEDFRMAVYFADVEGFSYQEIADIMKTPVGTVMSRLHRGRRLLRGLLADHARETGVVPDAASTATMRGRGRGAGTRTATTAGSRTTRKDAR
- a CDS encoding zf-HC2 domain-containing protein; translated protein: MSGCDCSKAKAELEEFLHDELRHEDAADIREHMDGCEDCLTEHRVGVVLMETVKRACRETAPDQLRDEVLARLRAVQSTH
- a CDS encoding GNAT family N-acetyltransferase, which codes for MTDAEPISSWTEPDVAAVTDLVRLLGHQVDPDAMRTRLDRLTAEAGHRTWVVRDDDGRPIAVAGAQVTWTYVGDEPTAQLLLLVVDPTTRRHGTGTALLGTFETWAVEQGARRLSAVSAAATDNAHRFYQRRGYHEAGVRYTKLV